A region from the Eulemur rufifrons isolate Redbay chromosome 21, OSU_ERuf_1, whole genome shotgun sequence genome encodes:
- the CMKLR1 gene encoding chemerin-like receptor 1, with protein MEDYYNTSALYDEDYPEDFDSIVVLEELSPLEARAARIFLVVVYSLVCFLGILGNGLVIIIATFKMKKTVNTVWFLNLAVADFLFNVFLPIHIAYAAMDYHWVFGTAMCKISNFLLIHNMYTSVFLLTVISFDRCVSVLLPVWSQNHRSVRLAYVACVVIWVLAFFLSSPSLVFRDTANLHGKTSCFNNFSLAPAGSSPWSTRPQLDTVGYSRHMVVTVTRFLCGFLVPVLIITACYLTIVCKLQRNRLAKTKKPFKIIVTIIITFFLCWCPYHTLYLLELHHSAVPGSVFSLGLPLATAIAIANSCMNPILYVFMGQDFKKFKVALFSRLVNALSEDTGHSSYPSHRSFTRMSSMNERSSMNERETNML; from the coding sequence ATGGAGGATTATTACAACACCTCTGCCCTCTATGACGAGGACTACCCCGAAGACTTTGACTCCATTGTGGTGCTGGAGGAGTTATCGCCCCTGGAAGCCAGGGCGGCCAGGATCTTCCTGGTGGTGGTCTACAGCCTCGTCTGTTTCCTTGGGATTCTAGGCAACGGTCTGGTGATTATCATTGCCACCTTCAAGATGAAGAAGACAGTGAACACCGTCTGGTTCCTTAACCTGGCCGTGGCAGACTTCCTGTTCAATGTCTTCCTCCCGATCCACATCGCCTACGCCGCCATGGACTACCACTGGGTTTTTGGGACGGCCATGTGCAAGATCAGCAACTTCCTGCTCATCCACAACATGTACACGAGCGTCTTCCTGCTGACTGTCATCAGCTTCGACCGCTGCGTCTCTGTGCTCCTCCCCGTCTGGTCCCAGAACCACCGCAGCGTTCGGCTGGCCTACGTGGCCTGCGTGGTCATCTGGGTCCTGGCGTTCTTCTTGAGTTCACCATCCCTCGTGTTCCGGGACACGGCCAACCTGCACGGGAAAACATCCTGCTTCAACAACTTCAGCCTGGCCCCGGCCGGGTCTTCCCCGTGGTCCACTCGCCCCCAGCTGGACACTGTGGGGTACAGCCGGCACATGGTGGTGACCGTCACCCGCTTCCTCTGCGGCTTCCTGGTCCCAGTCCTCATCATCACGGCCTGCTACCTCACCATCGTCTGCAAGCTGCAGCGCAACCGCCTGGCCAAGACCAAGAAGCCCTTCAAGATCATCGTGaccatcatcatcaccttctTCCTCTGCTGGTGCCCCTACCACACGCTCTACCTGCTGGAGCTCCACCACAGCGCCGTGCCTGGCTCCGTCTTCAGCCTGGGCCTGCCCCTGGCCACAGCCATTGCCATTGCCAACAGCTGCATGAACCCCATTCTGTACGTCTTCATGGGGCAGGACTTCAAGAAGTTCAAGGTGGCCCTCTTCTCCCGCCTAGTCAACGCTCTGAGTGAGGACACAGGTCACTCCTCTTACCCCAGCCATAGGAGCTTTACCCGGATGTCGTCAATGAATGAGAGGAGTTCCATGAACGAGAGGGAGACCAACATGCTCTGA